In one Juglans regia cultivar Chandler chromosome 11, Walnut 2.0, whole genome shotgun sequence genomic region, the following are encoded:
- the LOC109018193 gene encoding uncharacterized protein LOC109018193, which yields MAAYHMHGDALIWYKGAWDSGQFTNWETFTCILQIRFGPTTYDDPMEALTRLKQTSTVSVYQTQFEALVNRINGLSDAHKLSCFISGLKDDVRLLLKMFNPTSLIGAFGLAKIQEEYLISARKGMRPGGDRSIFPTATKTSYGDQSTEGSSKWTKPFQPTRRIFSTEWDEKRKKGLCYHCDEKWHSNHVCKKTKIYLLQGCETLEEDQPERDDEGRKLEENSVLVTHVEGNPEISLNAIAGTPSPSMMRVKGTVSGEPVVVLVDSGSSHSFLDATIAKRAKLNINQSTKLAVRVANGAIIHSEGHCDVVPLKMQGTQFCPSLYILELGGCDIVLGVNWLVTLGPIVWDFSKLSMQFANGEHMVELRGLEPKPISLEGSSKAMLSSMSKGRGFLLQIQMESKVDSVVVQNNEVSELLTHFQGVFEEPNGLPPIRDHDHKIVLKEGTPPISNRPYRYPYYQKTEIEKIVAELLKTGVIRPSFSPFSSPVLLVRKADGSWCMCVDYRALNQHTIKDKFPIPVIDELLDELGGARVFSKLDLRSGYHQIRVVPEDIEKLLLELTKGTMSSW from the coding sequence atggCAGCATATCACATGCATGGAGATGCACTTATCTGGTACAAAGGGGCTTGGGACAGTGGGCAGTTCACCAACTGGGAGACCTTCACTTGCATTCTTCAAATCAGGTTCGGTCCCACTACATATGATGACCCAATGGAAGCTTTAACAAGGCTCAAACAGACCTCCACAGTGTCAGTTTACCAGACTCAATTTGAAGCATTAGTTAACAGAATCAATGGCCTATCCGATGCACACAAATTAAGCTGTTTCATTAGCGGGTTGAAGGATGACGTTCGGTtgcttttaaaaatgtttaaccCTACCAGTTTAATTGGAGCGTTTGGTTTGGCAAAAATACAAGAGGAGTATCTTATTAGTGCTCGGAAAGGGATGAGACCAGGAGGGGATAGGAGTATATTTCCTACAGCTACTAAAACATCATATGGGGATCAATCCACTGAAGGTAGTAGTAAGTGGACTAAACCTTTCCAGCCTACACGAAGGATTTTTTCGACGGAATGGGATGAAAAACGAAAGAAGGGCCTATGCTATCATTGTGATGAGAAGTGGCATTCCAACCATGTGTGTAAGAAAACCAAGATTTATCTGTTACAAGGGTGTGAGACCCTAGAGGAAGATCAGCCTGAAAGGGATGATGAAGGGAGAAAGTTGGAAGAAAACAGTGTGCTGGTTACTCATGTCGAAGGGAATCCTGAGATTTCACTTAATGCTATTGCGGGTACTCCTAGCCCAAGTATGATGAGGGTTAAAGGAACGGTGAGTGGAGAACCAGTTGTAGTCCTAGTGGACTCGGGCAGCTCTCACAGTTTCTTAGACGCAACGATTGCAAAAAGGGCAAAATTGAATATCAACCAATCTACTAAGTTGGCGGTGAGGGTGGCCAATGGAGCCATTATTCACAGTGAAGGCCATTGTGATGTGGTACCCCTCAAAATGCAAGGTACTCAGTTCTGTCCATCTCTTTACATTTTGGAATTGGGTGGTTGTGACATTGTATTGGGGGTAAATTGGTTGGTAACTCTTGGTCCTATTGTATgggatttttcaaaattatcaatGCAATTTGCCAATGGTGAGCATATGGTGGAGTTGAGAGGATTGGAACCCAAACCAATCTCTCTTGAGGGTAGTAGTAAAGCAATGTTGTCCTCGATGTCCAAGGGGAGAGGTTTTTTGTTACAAATCCAAATGGAGTCAAAGGTGGATAGTGTGGTGGTGCAGAATAATGAAGTTAGTGAGCTGTTGACACATTTCCAGGGGGTATTTGAGGAACCTAACGGGCTTCCCCCGATAAGGGACCATGACCATAAAATTGTGTTGAAAGAGGGTACCCCTCCTATCTCAAATAGACCCTATCGATacccatattatcaaaaaaccGAGATAGAGAAAATAGTAGCAGAGTTACTGAAAACAGGGGTTATTAGACCCAGTTTCAGCCCCTTTTCCTCACCTGTATTGCTGGTACGTAAGGCTGATGGTAGTTGGTGCATGTGTGTCGATTACCGCGCACTAAATCAACACacaattaaagataaatttccCATTCCAGTGATAGATGAGCTACTGGATGAGTTGGGGGGAGCGAGggtattttcaaaattggatCTCAGGTCAGGATATCATCAAATTCGGGTGGTACCCGAAGACATTGAAAAACTGCTTTTAGAACTCACGAAGGGcactatgagttcttggtaa